The Sebastes umbrosus isolate fSebUmb1 chromosome 4, fSebUmb1.pri, whole genome shotgun sequence genome has a window encoding:
- the LOC119486268 gene encoding septin-7-like isoform X2: MIERPETQVPSIARNLEGYVGFANLPNQVYRKSVKRGFEFTLMVVGESGLGKSTLINSLFLTDLYSKDYPGPSLRIKKTVQVEQSKVLVKEGGVQLTLTIVDTPGFGDAVDNSNCWQPVINYIDSKCEDFLNAESRVNRRSMPDNRVHCCLYFIAPSGHGLKPLDIEFMKRLHDKVNVIPLIAKADTLTPEECQLFKKQIMKEIQEHKIKIYEFPDTEDDEDNKLIRKIKEKMPLAVVGSNVVIEVNGKKVRGRQYPWGVAEEGIFELPPLEETEGQWLAWDAKGRDFLSFINVENGEHCDFTVLRNMLIRTHMQDLKDVTNNVHYENYRSKKLAAVTCNGVDNSKSKGQLTKSPLAQMEEERREHVMKMKKMEAEMEQVFEMKVKEKKQKLKDSEAELERRHEQMKRNLEAQYKELEEKRRVYEDEKHNWEAQQRILEQQKLDASKTMEKNKKKGKIF; the protein is encoded by the exons GTGAATCTGGCCTTGGGAAGTCGACACTCATCAACTCTCTGTTCCTGACTGACCTGTACTCCAAGGACTACCCGGGGCCCTCCCTGCGCATCAAGAAGACGGTGCAG gtggagCAGTCCAAAGTGCTGGTAAAGGAAGGAGGTGTCCAACTGACACTCACCATTGTCGATACTCCAGGTTTTGGAGATGCAGTGGATAACAGCAACTG CTGGCAGCCAGTCATCAACTACATTGACAGTAAGTGCGAGGACTTCCTGAATGCAGAGTCGAGAGTGAACCGCAGATCCATGCCAGACAACAGAGTCCACTGCTGCCTGTACTTCATAGCGCCCTCTGGACACGG CCTGAAGCCGCTGGACATCGAGTTCATGAAGAGACTCCACGACAAAGTCAACGTCATCCCTCTTATTGCAAAAGCCGACACTCTGACCCCAGAGGAGTGccagctttttaaaaaacag ATCATGAAAGAGATACAGGAGCACAAAATCAAAATATATGAATTCCCAGACACGGAGGACGACGAGGACAACAAGCTCATCCGAAAGATTAAG GAGAAGATGCCACTGGCCGTGGTCGGAAGCAACGTGGTAATCGAGGTGAACGGCAAGAAGGTCAGAGGCCGGCAGTACCCGTGGGGCGTGGCGGAAG AGGGCATTTTTG AGCTCCCTCCTCTAGAAGAGACAGAAGGTCAATGGCTGGCTTGGGATGCCAAGGGGCGGGACTTCTTAAGTTTCATCAATG tggagaATGGGGAACACTGTGATTTCACTGTGCTACGCAACATGCTGATCAG GACCCATATGCAGGATCTGAAGGACGTCACCAACAATGTCCACTATGAGAATTACCGCAGTAAGAAACTCGCTGCCGTCACCTGTAACGGAGTGGACAATTCCAAATCCAAGGGACAGCTCACTAA GAGTCCCCTGGCGCAGATGGAGGAAGAGCGCAGGGAGCACGTGATGAAAATGAAGAAGATGGAGGCGGAGATGGAACAGGTCTTTGAAATGAAGGTTaaggagaagaagcagaagcTGAAGGACTCAGAGGCCGAG CTGGAGCGACGCCACGAACAGATGAAAAGGAACTTGGAGGCGCAGTACaaagagctggaggagaagagacGAGTGTATGAGGACGAGAAGCACAACTGGGAGGCTCAGCAGAGAATCCTCGAGCAGCAGAAACTGGACGCCTCCAA GACGATggaaaagaacaagaagaaagGAAAAATCTTTTGA
- the LOC119486268 gene encoding septin-7-like isoform X1, protein MIERPETQVPSIAQRNLEGYVGFANLPNQVYRKSVKRGFEFTLMVVGESGLGKSTLINSLFLTDLYSKDYPGPSLRIKKTVQVEQSKVLVKEGGVQLTLTIVDTPGFGDAVDNSNCWQPVINYIDSKCEDFLNAESRVNRRSMPDNRVHCCLYFIAPSGHGLKPLDIEFMKRLHDKVNVIPLIAKADTLTPEECQLFKKQIMKEIQEHKIKIYEFPDTEDDEDNKLIRKIKEKMPLAVVGSNVVIEVNGKKVRGRQYPWGVAEEGIFELPPLEETEGQWLAWDAKGRDFLSFINVENGEHCDFTVLRNMLIRTHMQDLKDVTNNVHYENYRSKKLAAVTCNGVDNSKSKGQLTKSPLAQMEEERREHVMKMKKMEAEMEQVFEMKVKEKKQKLKDSEAELERRHEQMKRNLEAQYKELEEKRRVYEDEKHNWEAQQRILEQQKLDASKTMEKNKKKGKIF, encoded by the exons GTGAATCTGGCCTTGGGAAGTCGACACTCATCAACTCTCTGTTCCTGACTGACCTGTACTCCAAGGACTACCCGGGGCCCTCCCTGCGCATCAAGAAGACGGTGCAG gtggagCAGTCCAAAGTGCTGGTAAAGGAAGGAGGTGTCCAACTGACACTCACCATTGTCGATACTCCAGGTTTTGGAGATGCAGTGGATAACAGCAACTG CTGGCAGCCAGTCATCAACTACATTGACAGTAAGTGCGAGGACTTCCTGAATGCAGAGTCGAGAGTGAACCGCAGATCCATGCCAGACAACAGAGTCCACTGCTGCCTGTACTTCATAGCGCCCTCTGGACACGG CCTGAAGCCGCTGGACATCGAGTTCATGAAGAGACTCCACGACAAAGTCAACGTCATCCCTCTTATTGCAAAAGCCGACACTCTGACCCCAGAGGAGTGccagctttttaaaaaacag ATCATGAAAGAGATACAGGAGCACAAAATCAAAATATATGAATTCCCAGACACGGAGGACGACGAGGACAACAAGCTCATCCGAAAGATTAAG GAGAAGATGCCACTGGCCGTGGTCGGAAGCAACGTGGTAATCGAGGTGAACGGCAAGAAGGTCAGAGGCCGGCAGTACCCGTGGGGCGTGGCGGAAG AGGGCATTTTTG AGCTCCCTCCTCTAGAAGAGACAGAAGGTCAATGGCTGGCTTGGGATGCCAAGGGGCGGGACTTCTTAAGTTTCATCAATG tggagaATGGGGAACACTGTGATTTCACTGTGCTACGCAACATGCTGATCAG GACCCATATGCAGGATCTGAAGGACGTCACCAACAATGTCCACTATGAGAATTACCGCAGTAAGAAACTCGCTGCCGTCACCTGTAACGGAGTGGACAATTCCAAATCCAAGGGACAGCTCACTAA GAGTCCCCTGGCGCAGATGGAGGAAGAGCGCAGGGAGCACGTGATGAAAATGAAGAAGATGGAGGCGGAGATGGAACAGGTCTTTGAAATGAAGGTTaaggagaagaagcagaagcTGAAGGACTCAGAGGCCGAG CTGGAGCGACGCCACGAACAGATGAAAAGGAACTTGGAGGCGCAGTACaaagagctggaggagaagagacGAGTGTATGAGGACGAGAAGCACAACTGGGAGGCTCAGCAGAGAATCCTCGAGCAGCAGAAACTGGACGCCTCCAA GACGATggaaaagaacaagaagaaagGAAAAATCTTTTGA